In one Ornithorhynchus anatinus isolate Pmale09 chromosome 19, mOrnAna1.pri.v4, whole genome shotgun sequence genomic region, the following are encoded:
- the CCDC185 gene encoding coiled-coil domain-containing protein 185, with protein sequence PRRPGSPPGSPPGSPRESRSLTEVGGGPRRRQLPRGWRPETDGEAGARPLPRSYTPAEPRPPSRRSPPRQGRSPPAALLGDHVPGAAGQDGRASGDDDDDDDDDDDDDDPEERKEAAGQGRRDRGRASVCRAARAGRRGPGSDQEAPQTPVSPRDRKIVALMLARHERERELRELQLRAAEAREEAERLDRRARARRQQQLRQQVAQSGQRWRRDRDERRDRLRHEERDLRDGRAEDLARREGRWRRLAREQEEGRKQKLEGAKGRADRRRSAQRLLLGEKEGQDRDLRERKGLAAEEKLALARRKRSQTETEGKKKIQEVNRAALVSHRARRAQLEMQVQAEASLKKLSLERRFQRAEEIHQHLLQERHREIRDKAVKEEAQQRLAKARAEETEGQKQLRNRLLVEMKDQKIQQASRVLQKNIRDRAQRVKEVNGIREKNHCLLKQMAEEEEKCHLEGVRAAIRRKERKMDQISREKGAMVEESRKIAKASLQMRDGVRALHSLSFDQMALEAQLNASLHTRSQ encoded by the coding sequence ccccgccggccggggTCACCGCCGGGGTCGCCGCCGGGGTCGCCGCGGGAGAGCCGCAGCCTGACCGAGGTGGGCGGCGGGCCCCGCAGGAGGCAGCTGCCCCGCGGCTGGAGGCCGGAGACGGACGGCGAGGCCGGGGCCCGCCCGCTGCCCAGGAGCTACACCCCCGCCGAGCCCAGGCCGCCGTCCAGGAGGTCCCCTCCCCGCCAAGGAAGGTCGCCCCCGGCCGCGCTGCTGGGGGACCACgtccccggggcggcggggcaggACGGACGGGCctcgggggacgacgacgacgacgacgacgacgacgacgacgacgacgacccgGAGGAGCGGAAGGAGGCCGCCGGCCAGGGCCGGCGGGACCGAGGCCGGGCCTCGGTCTGCCGGGCCGCACGGGCCGGGCGACGAGGCCCGGGCTCGGACCAGGAGGCCCCGCAGACCCCGGTGTCGCCGCGGGACAGGAAGATCGTGGCCCTGATGCTGGCCCGGcacgagcgggagcgggagctgcGGGAGCTGCAGCTGCGGGCGGCCGAGGCCCGGGAGGAGGCCGAGCGCCTCgaccggcgggcccgggcccgtcgGCAGCAGCAGCTGCGGCAGCAGGTGGCCCAGAGCGGTCAGCGCTGGCGGCGGGACCGGGACGAGCGGCGGGACCGGCTCCGCCACGAGGAGCGGGACCTGCGGGACGGCAGGGCCGAGGACCTGGCCCGGCGCGAGGGCCGGTGGAGGCGGCTGgcgagggagcaggaggaaggccgCAAGCAGAAGCTGGAGGGGGCCAAGGGGCGGGCCGACCGCCGCAGGAGCGCCCAGCGGCTGCTGCtcggggagaaagaggggcaggACCGAGACCTCCGCGAGCGGAAGGGCCTGGCCGCCGAGGAGAAGCTGGCGCTGGCCCGTCGGAAGAGGTCGCAGACCGAGACGGAAGGCAAGAAGAAGATCCAGGAGGTCAACCGCGCCGCCCTGGTGAGCCACCGGGCCCGCCGCGCCCAGTTGGAGATGCAGGTCCAGGCCGAGGCCTCCCTGAAGAAGCTGTCCCTGGAGCGGAGGTTCCAGCGGGCCGAGGAGATCCATCAGCACCTGCTGCAGGAGAGGCACCGAGAAATCCGAGATAAGGCCGTCAAGGAGGAGGCGCAGCAGCGGCTGGCCAAGGCCCGGGCCGAGGAGACGGAAGGGCAGAAGCAGCTGCGCAACAGGTTGCTGGTGGAGATGAAGGACCAGAAGATCCAGCAGGCCTCCAGGGTCCTGCAGAAGAACATCCGGGACCGGGCCCAGAGGGTCAAGGAGGTTAACGGCATAAGGGAGAAGAACCACTGTTTACTGAAGCAgatggccgaggaggaggagaaatgccaCCTGGAGGGAGTCCGAGCGGCCATCCGAAGGAAGGAGCGGAAGATGGACCAGATCTCCAGGGAGAAAGGGGCCATGGTCGAGGAATCGAGAAAGATCGCCAAGGCGTCTCTGCAGATGAGAGACGGGGTCAGAGCCCTACACAGCCTTTCCTTCGATCAGATGGCTCTAGAGGCTCAACTCAACGCGAGCCTGCATACGCGCAGCCAGTGA